The Arabidopsis thaliana chromosome 5, partial sequence genomic interval aaaccaaagaaaaaaaaccgATACGGAAACACGACTATTTAGCAAAACTATGCACCTATCAATAATACCTCGCTCGATCTGGGTTTTTGCAAAGCTTTATAGGGTTTAAGAACTATGGCTCTCTGAGCTtcatttggaaatcttcatTGTTCTTCGACGACTTTGTTTGACTCCAGGTacctgttttgtttttgtattcttaGAACAAATAAGATCCCAAggaatttctttttgtaatttctgggttttgtaGCCATAGATCTCCTAGATGCACAGAAAGTGTTTGAGGAAATGCCTCTGAGAAGGTTGATTTAAACTCTATTGCCCGTTCATTTCATAGATCTCGCCGCCAATTTTAGTTTCGAGGATTTGTGCAAAGCTTTTAGATTTCGTCCCTCTTTTGGTTGTATTTTCCTCAAAAATCCTATGCAAATGTGGATCCAGTTTCGCAGTGCCTTACGATTTTAGATTTCAATAGTATGGTTATGAACATTCATGGAATTTTTCAACTTCCCTTTAAATCTTTTAgattacttttttcttaatatgatCTTAGTTTGTTTCACTTCATGAGGTCCATATAGATTATACAATCTAAAGCATTTCATTGTTTATGCTTTGAGATCTCACGCCTAATGTATCAAGTGTCAAGTAATAATCCTATAACGTTAACTGTTCTTTCGAATTCTTGCTAATCCACAGATTTGTTGATTCAGTTTTGTAATCAGGGACTGAGCTTAGCCTTTACCATTTCCTTTCTTTAATGTATAAGTACTACTCTACACTCATCTGCATGTCTCATTGCTTTAcatctttccttcttttgcttttgttcagGCTTAGTCAGAAGCTGATTTGGGATTTGAGATGGCGACAGAGCATAGCGGTTTAGAAGATCAGGAGAGCCAACCAAGCCAAGTGGCTCCTGGTTTTGTAGGAGCAATTGAAGAACAATACAAAAAACTCAGAGATCACGCTGAAGCTTATCCATATGTTTGGGGTTCTTATACTGTTGTCTATGGTGGTCTTTTCCTTTGGACAGCTTATAGATGGAGGAAACTTAGGAGAACTGAAGATCGAGTTCGTGGTCTTCAGACAAAACTTCGGAAACTCGTCGAAAATGAACAAGCAGCAGTAACAGCTTCTAAATCTGCTCAATCAGTGGACAAGTCTTCTTCAATTCCCGACAAGAAAACGTCTTAATTAGTAAGTTACAATCAGAACCATTGTCTCTGTTAGACTTTTGACGAGGTTAGTTTCTTACAACGGAATCAATATTCCCGGGGTTTATCTGTTTCGTCACAGTATTTGTGTTCTTTATCAGCATAAAATTCATGTAcatgaatgaagaagagaaaacgcTTATTCGTTGAAACGCTAAAAAGTCATGTTAAGCGTTGTTGTTCTTATAGATGGAGTAAATGCCTTAAACCCcgattatttgtttgtgtgtcAATGCTATACCAACTGAATTAACATTACCGGgtttaactttgttttgtttgaacttTTATTAATGTATCGGTATATAATATcattcttaaacaaaaacatatacattttgaTGTACATGAGTGAGAAAGACAAGAAAACGTAGAAATGATGAAACGCTAAAAAGTCATGTTAAGCGTTGTTGTACTAACAGACGGAGTTTCTGGTGCAGTGTAACGCTCCGGCTGAAGAAGTGAGTACTTTAACCTGTTTAGCGTTTGCGACTGTGAACCTTTGATCTGGGCCGTAATTGGGCCGTGCTTTTCCAACACCTTTGTGTAGGCCAAAACAAGCTCCGTTCTCGAAGTAATCATTCACTGAGTAGAATTTCCATTGCATTTGGTCTCCATTGCTACGTTTCTTCCAAGTTATCTACAACAAGTTCAAATTCAAATGTTAgatgagataaaaaaaaagaaaatgcgTTTTGTGTTTTAGCGTTTTCCATTACTACTTGATACGGACCTCTTTGCTTCCGGATTTTGGTGCCACGAAATAGTTTGATTCACTCTTTACACGAGGGCTCATGCTTCCTCCAATTGCATATTGAGTCCATCCTTGGTAATAGTTATTGGCAACATGAGCATATCCATGTCTCACTCTGTATATTTCACATATTTCATCCAAATTAGAAATCGAAATATCAATAAACGAAAATCAATTAGTCTAGGCTTCTGTCAATTTTGTACCTTGGCATTCTCTGGTTGCAATTAGGACCAAAGTGGTTAAACACAACAGTTACCCTCATATCTTTGTCTTTTACATAGCCATCATCATGTCCAAGAAGCATGACCTTGTCCTGGTTCCTAAACCAATTGTTCGACACTGTGACGTCAGTACTCCCTAGTGTGACATCTAGAAGACCGTCTTCGCAATCATAGAGAGTGTTGTGGTCGATCCATACTTTCTTAGCCGTGACTAGCCTGATAGCGTCGCCATCCATGTGTCCAAGTTGGATGATCTTTGAGTCAGGTCCCATCACTGAGCTTGGTGGATGAGCTTTACAATCATGGATCTTAAGCCCATGAATGATCACATCGGTGGCTCTATAGACTATGAGGCAAGCGGGACCCGAG includes:
- a CDS encoding uncharacterized protein (unknown protein; Has 30201 Blast hits to 17322 proteins in 780 species: Archae - 12; Bacteria - 1396; Metazoa - 17338; Fungi - 3422; Plants - 5037; Viruses - 0; Other Eukaryotes - 2996 (source: NCBI BLink).), with translation MATEHSGLEDQESQPSQVAPGFVGAIEEQYKKLRDHAEAYPYVWGSYTVVYGGLFLWTAYRWRKLRRTEDRVRGLQTKLRKLVENEQAAVTASKSAQSVDKSSSIPDKKTS
- a CDS encoding Pectin lyase-like superfamily protein (Pectin lyase-like superfamily protein; CONTAINS InterPro DOMAIN/s: Pectin lyase fold/virulence factor (InterPro:IPR011050), AmbAllergen (InterPro:IPR018082), Pectate lyase/Amb allergen (InterPro:IPR002022), Pectin lyase fold (InterPro:IPR012334), Parallel beta-helix repeat (InterPro:IPR006626); BEST Arabidopsis thaliana protein match is: Pectin lyase-like superfamily protein (TAIR:AT1G30350.1); Has 1558 Blast hits to 1550 proteins in 258 species: Archae - 0; Bacteria - 650; Metazoa - 0; Fungi - 219; Plants - 684; Viruses - 0; Other Eukaryotes - 5 (source: NCBI BLink).) codes for the protein MTGNIGKGVTQYKVTDPSDDPLNPKPGTLRYGATLVKGKKWITFKRNMKIKLHKPLLISSFTALDGRGASVHISGPACLIVYRATDVIIHGLKIHDCKAHPPSSVMGPDSKIIQLGHMDGDAIRLVTAKKVWIDHNTLYDCEDGLLDVTLGSTDVTVSNNWFRNQDKVMLLGHDDGYVKDKDMRVTVVFNHFGPNCNQRMPRVRHGYAHVANNYYQGWTQYAIGGSMSPRVKSESNYFVAPKSGSKEVLEKHGPITAQIKGSQSQTLNRLKYSLLQPERYTAPETPSVSTTTLNMTF